From one Rhizobium sp. CIAT894 genomic stretch:
- the pal gene encoding peptidoglycan-associated lipoprotein Pal: protein MSRIHTPAMSRMQNFARNPVMIALVAGLALASCAKKPPNSAGDLGLGAGGAGGAATPGSAQDFTVNVGDRIFFDTDSSSIRADASQTLDRQAQWLARYPNYQITVEGHADERGTREYNLALGARRAAAAKDYLASRGVPAQRLKTISYGKERPVAVCDDISCWSQNRRAVTVLGGAGM from the coding sequence ATGAGCCGAATTCATACCCCGGCTATGAGCCGCATGCAGAATTTCGCCCGCAACCCCGTCATGATCGCGCTTGTCGCCGGTCTCGCGCTTGCGAGCTGCGCAAAGAAGCCGCCGAACAGCGCCGGTGATCTCGGCCTCGGCGCCGGCGGCGCCGGCGGTGCGGCAACGCCGGGCTCGGCCCAGGACTTCACGGTCAATGTCGGCGACCGCATCTTCTTCGACACCGACTCCTCGTCGATCCGCGCCGATGCCTCGCAGACGCTCGACCGTCAGGCCCAGTGGCTCGCCCGCTACCCGAACTACCAGATCACCGTCGAAGGCCATGCCGACGAGCGCGGCACCCGCGAATACAACCTGGCACTCGGCGCCCGCCGTGCTGCTGCCGCCAAGGATTACCTCGCTTCGCGCGGTGTTCCGGCACAGCGCCTGAAGACGATCTCCTACGGCAAGGAACGTCCGGTCGCCGTCTGCGACGATATTTCCTGCTGGTCGCAGAACCGCCGCGCAGTCACTGTTCTCGGCGGCGCCGGCATGTAA
- the tilS gene encoding tRNA lysidine(34) synthetase TilS gives MPPEAASPQQAILQFLTSLRSPARILVAISGGSDSTGLLLLLDEAVKAAPHLQISLCAATVDHALRAGSADEARKVAALCASLGIPHTVATWQGDKPKTGIMAAAREARYGLLAGAAETFGADLIVTGHTFDDQRETLAMREMRTEQVSSGIVDAVLFNRRFWILRPLLFSSRADIRAFLKERGAGWIDDPSNDDVKYERVRIRRQLLADAGAERNIRAIWDERLALAAEGAEWLDRHFRLHGGLLGQVMPDGLRQDRAILDYALGRLTAVFGGQPFAPGRAQMERLLSFATGGEPGRMTAGRVVFDLRRDGLYLTRESRGILPLVLQPGEAGVWDGRLKAVNRSGMTVEIEGPAAPSVIPVLVTGIQPPRVGAVNDPTTHDESSAPKDLGALDSCDEHRNEGGEGRGLPKAAWKRAIASAPVLSAGGVPLSPESEPTIHLTPYFAPFDRFLTRFDFIFANRLSAVFATAPYARPPLRSIDGKTI, from the coding sequence ATGCCTCCGGAAGCCGCTTCGCCTCAACAGGCGATCCTCCAGTTTCTCACATCGCTTCGAAGCCCCGCACGCATTCTCGTCGCGATTTCGGGCGGCAGCGATTCCACCGGCCTGCTTCTCCTTCTCGATGAAGCCGTGAAGGCCGCGCCGCATCTCCAGATTTCCCTTTGCGCTGCAACCGTCGACCATGCGCTGCGCGCCGGCTCCGCAGATGAGGCGCGCAAGGTCGCAGCCCTCTGTGCATCGCTTGGTATTCCCCACACCGTCGCCACCTGGCAGGGCGACAAGCCGAAGACAGGTATCATGGCTGCAGCCCGCGAGGCGCGCTATGGCCTTCTGGCCGGGGCAGCGGAAACATTCGGCGCCGATCTCATCGTCACCGGCCATACGTTCGACGATCAGCGCGAAACGCTTGCCATGCGTGAAATGCGAACGGAGCAGGTTTCATCCGGTATTGTCGATGCAGTGCTCTTCAACCGGCGTTTTTGGATCTTGCGGCCGCTCCTCTTTTCCAGCCGGGCCGATATCCGCGCTTTCCTCAAAGAGCGGGGCGCGGGGTGGATCGACGATCCGAGCAATGACGATGTGAAGTACGAGCGCGTGCGGATCCGCCGGCAGCTTTTGGCCGATGCCGGTGCCGAGCGGAATATTCGTGCCATCTGGGACGAGCGACTGGCTCTTGCAGCCGAGGGAGCGGAATGGCTGGATCGTCATTTCAGGCTTCACGGCGGCCTGCTCGGGCAGGTGATGCCTGACGGGTTGCGGCAGGATCGCGCTATTCTCGACTATGCACTCGGCCGGCTGACGGCGGTTTTCGGTGGACAGCCGTTTGCGCCGGGGAGGGCGCAAATGGAACGCCTTCTGTCATTTGCCACCGGCGGGGAGCCGGGGCGGATGACCGCGGGGAGAGTGGTTTTCGACCTCAGGCGGGACGGGCTTTATCTCACGCGCGAGAGCCGGGGGATCTTGCCGCTGGTCTTGCAGCCCGGGGAGGCGGGGGTGTGGGATGGGAGGCTCAAGGCGGTCAATAGGTCTGGAATGACAGTAGAGATCGAGGGGCCGGCCGCCCCCTCCGTCATTCCTGTGCTCGTCACAGGAATCCAGCCACCGCGCGTCGGCGCGGTGAATGACCCGACAACACACGACGAGTCTTCCGCGCCCAAGGACTTGGGCGCACTGGATTCCTGTGACGAGCACAGGAATGAGGGGGGAGAGGGCAGGGGCCTGCCCAAGGCAGCATGGAAACGCGCCATCGCCTCGGCACCGGTCTTATCCGCCGGAGGAGTCCCTCTATCTCCGGAATCCGAGCCGACGATCCACCTCACGCCTTATTTCGCACCCTTCGACCGCTTTTTGACACGATTTGATTTCATCTTTGCCAACAGGCTTTCGGCGGTTTTCGCGACGGCGCCCTATGCGAGGCCGCCTTTAAGAAGTATTGACGGAAAAACCATCTGA
- the tolR gene encoding protein TolR, whose protein sequence is MGMAVGGNGGGGGGRRRRGGRNKAVISEINVTPLVDVMLVLLIIFMVAAPMMTVGVPIDLPETQAKALNSETQPITISVKNDGEVFLQETPIPAAEIAAKLEAIATTGYNERIFVRGDATAPYGVIADVMARIQGAGFKNIGLVTQQKKDQ, encoded by the coding sequence ATGGGTATGGCTGTTGGAGGCAATGGCGGCGGGGGCGGCGGACGCCGCCGTCGCGGCGGTCGGAACAAGGCCGTGATCTCCGAAATCAACGTGACGCCGCTCGTCGACGTCATGTTGGTGCTTCTGATCATCTTCATGGTCGCGGCACCGATGATGACCGTTGGCGTGCCGATCGACCTGCCGGAAACGCAGGCCAAGGCGCTGAATTCCGAGACGCAGCCGATTACCATCTCCGTCAAGAACGACGGCGAAGTGTTCCTGCAGGAAACGCCGATCCCGGCCGCCGAGATCGCCGCCAAGCTCGAGGCGATCGCCACGACCGGCTATAATGAACGGATCTTCGTGCGCGGCGACGCAACGGCGCCGTACGGCGTCATCGCCGACGTCATGGCCCGTATCCAGGGCGCCGGCTTCAAGAATATCGGCCTCGTGACGCAGCAGAAGAAGGACCAATAG
- the glmM gene encoding phosphoglucosamine mutase has translation MKRRYFGTDGIRGQSNVFPMTPDLAMRVGIAAGTIFRRGNHRHRVVIGKDTRLSGYMLENAMVAGFTAAGLDAFILGPIPTPAVAMLTRSLRCDIGVMISASHNPYEDNGIKLFGPDGYKLSDELEAEIEDLLDKDLNAQLAKSDDIGRAKRVDGVHDRYIEHAKRTLPRDVTLQGLRIAIDCANGAAYKVAPAVLWELGADVVTIGNEPNGTNINLNCGSTSPVALQKKVDEVRADIGIALDGDADRVIIIDENGSIVDGDQLMAVIAESWAESQQLRGNGIVATVMSNLGLERFLDERGMALARTKVGDRYVVEHMRQHNYNVGGEQSGHIVLSDYGTTGDGLVAALQILAAVKRTGRTVSEVCRRFEPVPQLLRNVRISGGKPLEDIQVQKAIADAEAELARSGRLVIRPSGTEPLIRVMAEGDDRAQIERIVNELIGTISNVRTAA, from the coding sequence ATGAAAAGACGCTATTTCGGAACCGACGGTATTCGCGGTCAATCCAACGTCTTCCCGATGACCCCGGATCTCGCGATGCGAGTCGGCATTGCCGCCGGCACGATCTTCCGCCGCGGCAATCATCGCCATCGCGTCGTTATCGGCAAGGATACGCGCCTTTCCGGTTACATGCTCGAAAACGCCATGGTGGCGGGCTTCACTGCCGCCGGCCTCGATGCCTTCATTCTCGGCCCGATCCCGACACCGGCCGTTGCCATGCTGACGCGCTCGCTGCGCTGCGATATCGGCGTGATGATCTCGGCGTCGCACAATCCTTACGAGGATAACGGCATCAAGCTCTTCGGTCCCGACGGCTACAAGCTTTCAGACGAGCTCGAAGCCGAGATCGAGGACCTGCTCGACAAGGACCTGAACGCGCAGCTCGCCAAATCCGATGACATCGGCCGCGCCAAGCGCGTCGACGGTGTGCATGACCGCTATATCGAACATGCCAAGCGCACGCTGCCGCGCGATGTGACGCTCCAGGGACTGAGGATCGCGATCGACTGCGCCAATGGTGCTGCCTACAAGGTGGCGCCCGCCGTGCTCTGGGAGCTTGGCGCCGATGTCGTGACGATCGGCAACGAGCCGAACGGCACCAACATCAATCTCAATTGCGGCTCCACCAGCCCCGTCGCGCTGCAGAAGAAGGTCGACGAGGTGCGCGCCGATATCGGCATCGCGCTCGATGGCGATGCGGACCGTGTGATCATTATCGACGAAAACGGCTCGATCGTCGACGGCGACCAACTGATGGCCGTCATCGCCGAAAGCTGGGCCGAAAGCCAGCAGTTGCGCGGCAACGGCATTGTTGCCACTGTCATGTCCAATCTCGGCCTCGAGCGTTTCCTCGACGAGCGCGGCATGGCGCTTGCCCGCACCAAAGTCGGTGACCGCTACGTCGTCGAGCATATGCGCCAGCACAATTACAATGTCGGTGGCGAGCAGTCCGGCCATATCGTGCTCTCGGATTACGGCACGACCGGCGACGGTCTGGTCGCGGCGCTGCAGATCCTTGCCGCGGTGAAGCGCACTGGGCGGACGGTCAGCGAAGTCTGCCGTCGCTTCGAGCCGGTGCCGCAGCTCCTGCGCAATGTCCGCATCAGTGGCGGCAAGCCGCTGGAGGATATCCAGGTGCAGAAGGCGATCGCCGATGCCGAAGCCGAACTCGCCAGGAGCGGCCGTCTCGTCATTCGCCCTTCGGGCACCGAGCCGCTAATCCGCGTCATGGCCGAAGGGGACGATCGCGCCCAGATCGAGCGTATCGTCAACGAGCTGATCGGCACGATCTCAAACGTCCGGACCGCCGCTTGA
- the ybgF gene encoding tol-pal system protein YbgF, producing the protein MKKLVVAGMLCLAAMTGSERAAYSASFFGLHLGGRSAENQAAAPVVKVQSGDAEVRVQQLEEQLRQLNGRIEEMSFQLLQMQETIRKQQEDNEFRFQQLEKTGSGGGGAKAPVKKSETDPAPASGSDDVARMIQAPQGAETAPSTNVPANSGLGQPPKELGSIDFDQNGNAVGGTVDDNATVGSGPIPDANPGTSQQTASLGGEADQYKAAYGHVLSGDYSTAEQEFTQYITRYPSSARAADANFWLGEALYSQGKYNEAAKTFLNAHQKYGTSEKAPEMLLKLGMSLAALDNKETACATLREVSKRYPKASRAVISKVASEQKRLAC; encoded by the coding sequence ATGAAGAAACTTGTCGTGGCAGGCATGCTGTGCCTCGCGGCTATGACCGGGAGCGAACGGGCGGCCTATTCCGCCTCGTTCTTCGGGCTGCATCTCGGCGGACGATCCGCGGAAAACCAGGCGGCGGCGCCCGTTGTCAAGGTGCAGAGCGGCGATGCCGAGGTTCGCGTGCAGCAGCTCGAAGAGCAGTTGCGGCAGCTGAACGGCCGGATCGAGGAAATGAGCTTCCAGTTGCTGCAGATGCAGGAGACGATCCGCAAGCAGCAGGAAGACAATGAATTCCGCTTCCAGCAATTGGAAAAGACGGGTTCCGGCGGCGGCGGTGCCAAGGCGCCTGTCAAGAAGAGCGAGACCGATCCCGCTCCGGCTTCCGGCAGCGACGACGTTGCCAGGATGATCCAAGCACCGCAGGGAGCCGAAACGGCTCCCTCCACCAACGTGCCTGCCAATAGCGGCCTCGGCCAGCCGCCGAAGGAACTCGGTTCGATCGATTTCGATCAGAACGGCAATGCGGTCGGCGGCACCGTCGACGACAACGCCACTGTCGGCTCCGGCCCGATTCCCGATGCCAATCCCGGCACGTCGCAGCAAACGGCCTCGCTCGGCGGTGAGGCGGACCAGTACAAGGCGGCCTACGGCCATGTCTTATCAGGCGATTACAGCACGGCCGAACAGGAATTCACGCAATACATCACCCGCTACCCGAGCAGCGCGCGGGCGGCGGACGCCAATTTCTGGCTCGGCGAGGCGCTCTATTCGCAGGGCAAGTACAATGAGGCGGCCAAAACCTTCCTCAATGCGCACCAGAAATACGGTACCTCCGAAAAGGCGCCGGAAATGCTGTTGAAGCTCGGCATGTCGCTTGCCGCCCTCGACAATAAGGAGACGGCCTGCGCGACGTTGCGCGAAGTCTCGAAGCGTTATCCGAAGGCTTCGCGTGCCGTCATCAGCAAGGTCGCGAGCGAACAGAAGCGCCTCGCCTGCTAA
- a CDS encoding cell envelope integrity protein TolA, whose product MKTSVVTSAVLHCLVLTWAMVSLSAPESFKVEDFEAMPVDLVPVESITQMQQGDKKAPKKETSAPVPTTRPPIAQPAENAGDNNADLKTPPVPNAKPSNSEAAAANSSEKPLPTIDPKPNDVKEVNKEETEVEQPKEVASIPTPKPVEVTPPKPEEKPPEEQAKPEEPPKPDAEALPDKVPTPVAKPEVKPPEPQKPAEKPPEKTPDQPKAAEAPTDKKKADKKQEVAKAASSMKSDFNADEISALLNKTDPSAGGAKRSTQEASLGNKKSNGGASLSQSEIDAVRGQISGNWSVVSGLAGANEVQLKVRVQLDQAGNVVGDPEVIASGGPDSTRQALKSSVYRAVMKSSPLKNLPADKYEGENGWNELDLTFDASDLGI is encoded by the coding sequence ATGAAGACCAGCGTCGTCACATCTGCTGTTCTGCATTGCCTGGTGCTGACCTGGGCGATGGTGTCGCTCAGCGCGCCTGAATCCTTCAAGGTGGAGGATTTCGAGGCGATGCCGGTCGATCTCGTGCCGGTGGAATCCATCACGCAGATGCAGCAAGGCGACAAGAAGGCTCCGAAGAAGGAGACATCAGCGCCGGTACCGACGACGCGGCCGCCGATCGCCCAGCCGGCCGAGAATGCCGGCGATAACAATGCCGACCTGAAGACGCCGCCGGTCCCGAATGCCAAGCCGAGCAACAGCGAGGCCGCCGCGGCGAATTCGAGCGAGAAGCCGTTGCCGACGATCGATCCCAAGCCGAACGACGTCAAGGAAGTCAACAAGGAAGAGACCGAGGTCGAACAGCCCAAGGAGGTCGCCTCCATTCCGACGCCGAAGCCCGTCGAAGTGACGCCGCCGAAGCCGGAGGAAAAGCCGCCGGAAGAGCAGGCTAAGCCTGAAGAGCCGCCGAAGCCGGATGCTGAGGCGCTGCCGGACAAGGTGCCGACCCCTGTCGCCAAGCCGGAGGTGAAGCCGCCGGAACCGCAGAAACCTGCCGAAAAGCCGCCGGAAAAAACGCCGGACCAACCGAAGGCTGCGGAAGCGCCGACGGACAAGAAGAAGGCCGACAAGAAGCAGGAGGTGGCGAAAGCGGCCTCCTCGATGAAAAGCGATTTCAATGCTGATGAGATTTCGGCCCTGCTGAACAAGACCGATCCTTCGGCTGGCGGCGCCAAGCGCTCGACGCAAGAAGCATCGCTTGGCAACAAGAAGAGTAATGGTGGTGCTTCACTCAGCCAGAGCGAGATTGATGCCGTACGTGGTCAGATCTCCGGTAATTGGTCGGTTGTTTCGGGGCTGGCAGGCGCCAACGAGGTTCAGCTTAAGGTTCGTGTTCAACTCGATCAGGCCGGCAATGTCGTTGGCGACCCCGAGGTCATTGCTTCAGGGGGGCCGGATTCAACACGCCAAGCGCTCAAGAGTAGTGTCTACCGCGCTGTTATGAAATCATCTCCTCTCAAAAATTTGCCTGCAGACAAATATGAGGGAGAAAACGGCTGGAACGAGCTGGATCTCACCTTCGATGCTAGCGATTTGGGGATTTAA
- the tolQ gene encoding protein TolQ, with protein sequence MEQVGLAAATTDVSLWSLFMQAGIVVKLVMLGLIAASVWTWAIVIDKYLAYGRARRQFDKFEQVFWSGQSLEELYRSLSERNNTGLAAIFVAAMREWKKSFERGARSPIGLQMRIDRAMDVTLSRESEFLGARLGSLATIGSAGPFIGLFGTVVGIMTSFQAIAGSKSTNLAVVAPGIAEALLATAIGLVAAIPAVIAYNKFSADAGKLSGRMEGFADEFSAILSRQIDEKLQPRAAAQ encoded by the coding sequence ATGGAACAAGTAGGATTGGCAGCAGCAACGACGGACGTCAGCCTCTGGTCGCTTTTCATGCAGGCCGGCATCGTCGTCAAGCTCGTTATGCTCGGGCTTATCGCGGCCTCGGTGTGGACCTGGGCGATCGTCATCGACAAATACTTGGCCTATGGCCGCGCACGGCGCCAGTTCGACAAGTTCGAGCAGGTCTTCTGGTCGGGCCAGTCGCTGGAGGAGCTCTACCGCTCGCTGTCGGAACGCAACAATACCGGGCTGGCAGCGATCTTCGTAGCCGCCATGCGTGAATGGAAGAAATCCTTCGAGCGCGGCGCCCGTTCGCCGATCGGCCTGCAGATGCGTATCGACCGGGCGATGGACGTGACGCTGTCACGCGAATCGGAATTTCTCGGCGCCCGTCTCGGGTCGCTGGCAACGATCGGTTCGGCCGGTCCGTTCATCGGTCTCTTCGGCACGGTCGTCGGCATCATGACCTCGTTCCAGGCGATCGCCGGTTCGAAGTCCACCAACCTTGCGGTGGTGGCGCCCGGCATCGCCGAAGCGCTGCTTGCGACCGCGATCGGCCTCGTCGCCGCTATCCCGGCGGTTATCGCCTACAACAAATTCTCTGCCGATGCCGGCAAGCTCTCTGGCCGCATGGAAGGCTTCGCGGACGAATTCTCCGCCATACTTTCGCGCCAGATCGACGAGAAGCTGCAGCCGCGCGCTGCCGCTCAGTAA
- the ftsH gene encoding ATP-dependent zinc metalloprotease FtsH, translating to MNPNLRNFALWAIIALLLIALFSMFQTAPAQTGSREIPYSQFLREVDAGRVKDVVVTGNRLSGTYLENNNNFQTYSPVIDDSLLDRLQAKNVAVTARPETDGSSGFLSYLGTLLPMLLILGVWLFFMRQMQGGSRGAMGFGKSKAKLLTEAHGRVTFEDVAGVDEAKQDLEEIVEFLRDPQKFQRLGGKIPRGVLLVGPPGTGKTLLARSVAGEANVPFFTISGSDFVEMFVGVGASRVRDMFEQAKKNAPCIIFIDEIDAVGRHRGAGLGGGNDEREQTLNQLLVEMDGFEANEGVILIAATNRPDVLDPALLRPGRFDRQVVVPNPDIVGRERILKVHARNVPLAPNVDLKVLARGTPGFSGADLMNLVNEAALMAARRNKRVVTMQEFEDAKDKIMMGAERRSSAMTEAEKKLTAYHEAGHAITALNVAVADPLHKATIIPRGRALGMVMQLPEGDRYSMSYKWMVSRLCIMMGGRVAEELTFGKENITSGASSDIEQATKLARAMVTQWGFSDQLGQVAYGENQQEVFLGHSVSQSKNVSEATAQKIDNEVRRLIDEAYTQARTILTEKHDEFVALAEGLLEYETLTGEEIKALIRGEKPSRDLGDDSPPSRGSAVPKAGARPATKGDEPEAGLEPQPH from the coding sequence ATGAACCCTAACTTACGTAACTTCGCCTTGTGGGCGATCATAGCGCTTCTGCTGATCGCCCTTTTCAGTATGTTCCAGACGGCGCCGGCGCAGACAGGCTCCCGCGAAATCCCTTATTCGCAGTTTCTGCGTGAGGTCGATGCGGGCCGTGTGAAGGATGTCGTGGTCACCGGTAATCGGCTGAGCGGAACGTATCTGGAAAATAACAATAATTTCCAGACCTATTCACCCGTCATCGACGACAGCTTGCTCGACCGCCTGCAGGCCAAAAACGTTGCTGTCACCGCGCGTCCGGAGACCGATGGGTCCTCCGGCTTTCTGAGCTACCTCGGAACGCTGCTGCCGATGTTGCTGATCCTCGGCGTCTGGCTGTTCTTCATGCGGCAAATGCAGGGTGGCTCACGCGGCGCGATGGGCTTCGGCAAGTCGAAGGCCAAGCTGCTCACCGAAGCGCATGGCCGTGTCACCTTCGAAGACGTCGCCGGTGTCGACGAGGCCAAGCAGGATCTCGAGGAAATCGTCGAATTCCTGCGGGATCCGCAGAAGTTCCAGCGTCTCGGCGGCAAAATCCCGCGCGGCGTGCTGCTTGTCGGTCCTCCGGGCACCGGTAAGACGCTGCTCGCCCGCTCGGTTGCCGGCGAAGCCAACGTGCCCTTCTTCACCATTTCCGGTTCCGACTTCGTCGAAATGTTCGTCGGTGTCGGCGCCAGCCGCGTGCGCGATATGTTCGAGCAGGCGAAGAAGAATGCGCCCTGCATTATCTTCATCGACGAAATCGATGCCGTCGGCCGTCATCGCGGCGCCGGTCTCGGCGGCGGTAATGACGAACGCGAGCAGACGCTGAACCAGTTGCTGGTCGAGATGGATGGTTTCGAGGCGAACGAGGGCGTGATCCTGATTGCGGCCACCAACCGCCCCGACGTCCTCGACCCGGCGCTGCTGCGTCCCGGCCGTTTCGACCGTCAGGTCGTGGTGCCAAACCCCGATATCGTCGGCCGCGAGCGCATCCTCAAGGTGCATGCCCGCAACGTTCCGCTGGCGCCGAATGTCGATCTCAAGGTTCTTGCCCGCGGCACGCCCGGTTTCTCCGGTGCCGACTTGATGAACCTCGTCAACGAAGCCGCCCTCATGGCTGCCCGCCGCAACAAGCGCGTCGTCACCATGCAGGAATTCGAAGACGCCAAGGACAAGATCATGATGGGCGCCGAGCGTCGTTCCTCGGCCATGACCGAGGCGGAAAAGAAGCTCACCGCTTACCATGAGGCTGGTCACGCTATTACCGCGCTGAATGTCGCCGTCGCCGATCCGCTGCACAAGGCGACGATCATTCCGCGCGGCCGTGCGCTCGGCATGGTCATGCAGCTTCCCGAGGGCGACCGCTACTCGATGAGCTACAAGTGGATGGTTTCACGCCTCTGCATCATGATGGGCGGTCGTGTTGCCGAAGAACTCACCTTCGGCAAGGAAAACATCACCTCGGGCGCTTCCTCCGACATCGAGCAGGCGACCAAGCTTGCCCGTGCCATGGTCACGCAATGGGGCTTCTCCGATCAGCTCGGGCAGGTCGCCTATGGCGAGAACCAGCAGGAAGTCTTCCTCGGCCACTCGGTTTCGCAGTCGAAGAATGTTTCGGAAGCGACCGCGCAGAAGATCGACAATGAAGTGCGCCGCCTGATCGACGAAGCCTATACACAGGCCCGCACGATCCTGACGGAAAAGCACGACGAATTCGTCGCTCTTGCCGAAGGCCTGCTCGAATACGAGACCCTGACCGGCGAGGAGATCAAGGCGCTGATCCGTGGCGAGAAGCCGTCGCGCGATCTCGGTGACGATTCGCCGCCGAGCCGTGGTTCGGCCGTGCCGAAGGCCGGCGCGCGTCCTGCTACGAAGGGTGACGAGCCCGAAGCCGGTCTCGAACCGCAGCCGCATTGA
- the tolB gene encoding Tol-Pal system beta propeller repeat protein TolB, which translates to MVKCSLIRALVVAVGMTAAAVVSSPANARVEININKGNIQPLPIAVTDFQGDMGAQVSQVIAADLQRSGLFAPINKTAFIEKISNPDASPRFEDWKVINAQALVTGRVTKEADGRLRAEFRLWDTFAGQQMAGQQFYTQPENWRRVAHIIADAIYKQITGEEGYFDTRVVFVSESGTKQQRKRQLAIMDQDGFNVRMLTDGSDLVLTPRFSPSRQEVTYMSFANQQPRVYLLQLETGQREVVGNFPGMTFSPRFSPDGQKVIMSLQQEGNSNIYTMDLRSRTTTRLTSTSAIDTSPSYSPDGARISFESDRGGKPQIYVMNADGSGQTRISFGDGSYSTPVWSPRGDLIAFTKQANGKFSIGVMKPDGSGERILTTGFHNEGPTWAPNGRVLMFFRQAAGAGGPQLYSIDLTGYNEQLIKTPSYGSDPAWSPLME; encoded by the coding sequence ATGGTCAAATGTTCCCTCATCCGCGCGCTGGTGGTCGCCGTCGGCATGACCGCTGCCGCTGTTGTCTCCTCTCCGGCAAATGCGCGTGTCGAAATCAACATCAACAAGGGCAATATCCAACCGCTTCCGATTGCGGTGACTGACTTCCAGGGCGACATGGGCGCGCAGGTCTCGCAAGTCATCGCTGCCGACTTGCAGCGGTCTGGTCTCTTCGCACCCATCAACAAAACCGCCTTCATCGAGAAGATTTCTAATCCCGACGCTTCGCCTCGTTTCGAGGACTGGAAGGTCATCAATGCACAGGCGCTGGTCACCGGCCGGGTTACCAAGGAAGCGGATGGCCGCCTTCGCGCCGAATTCCGCCTGTGGGATACTTTTGCCGGACAGCAGATGGCCGGGCAGCAGTTCTATACGCAGCCGGAGAACTGGCGCCGTGTGGCGCACATCATCGCCGATGCGATCTACAAGCAGATCACAGGTGAGGAAGGTTATTTCGATACCCGCGTCGTCTTCGTCTCCGAATCCGGCACCAAGCAGCAGCGCAAGCGGCAGCTGGCGATCATGGATCAGGACGGTTTCAACGTCCGCATGCTGACCGACGGCAGCGATCTCGTGCTGACGCCGCGCTTCTCGCCGAGCCGGCAGGAAGTCACCTACATGTCCTTTGCCAACCAGCAGCCGCGGGTCTATCTGCTGCAGCTCGAAACCGGGCAGCGCGAGGTCGTCGGCAATTTTCCGGGCATGACGTTCTCGCCGCGCTTTTCGCCGGATGGCCAGAAGGTGATCATGAGCCTGCAGCAGGAGGGCAACTCCAACATCTATACGATGGACCTGCGCTCGCGCACGACGACGCGGTTGACCTCGACGTCTGCGATCGACACCTCGCCCTCCTATTCGCCTGATGGTGCCCGCATCAGCTTCGAAAGCGACCGGGGCGGAAAGCCGCAGATCTACGTGATGAATGCCGATGGTTCCGGCCAAACCCGCATTTCCTTCGGCGACGGTTCCTATTCGACGCCGGTCTGGTCGCCGCGCGGCGATCTCATCGCCTTCACCAAGCAGGCCAACGGCAAGTTCTCGATCGGCGTGATGAAACCCGACGGTTCGGGCGAGCGCATCCTGACGACCGGCTTCCACAATGAAGGCCCGACCTGGGCGCCGAACGGCCGCGTGCTGATGTTCTTCCGCCAGGCGGCGGGTGCCGGCGGTCCGCAGCTCTATTCGATCGACCTGACCGGCTACAATGAACAGCTCATCAAGACTCCGAGCTACGGTTCCGACCCGGCCTGGTCGCCGCTTATGGAGTAG
- a CDS encoding cell envelope integrity protein TolA: MSKNLFHFAKVFRIYMVLTGLILGLAFPFNANAGTTVRRNSDANSPVLSVAEVGALRNAIERQFIVDSRLKDIGSMLLTVHIKLAIDGQIVGNPDVQVTGGSERAQKSLTNAGLRAVRRAAPFTMLPKDKYDVWKEVVFNFDTSTLTH; encoded by the coding sequence GTGTCGAAGAACTTGTTCCATTTCGCGAAGGTTTTCCGGATATACATGGTGCTGACAGGGTTGATCCTTGGCCTCGCATTTCCCTTCAATGCAAATGCGGGGACGACCGTTCGCCGAAACAGCGACGCAAATTCGCCGGTTCTCAGCGTGGCTGAAGTTGGGGCGCTGAGAAACGCGATCGAACGTCAATTCATCGTCGACAGCCGCCTGAAAGACATCGGCAGCATGCTTTTGACGGTCCACATAAAGCTAGCCATTGACGGGCAGATCGTCGGCAATCCTGATGTGCAGGTCACCGGTGGCAGTGAGCGTGCGCAGAAAAGTCTTACCAATGCCGGCCTTCGCGCAGTTCGTCGCGCAGCTCCCTTTACGATGCTTCCGAAAGATAAATACGATGTCTGGAAGGAAGTTGTTTTCAACTTCGACACCAGCACTCTTACCCATTAG